Below is a genomic region from Rhinatrema bivittatum unplaced genomic scaffold, aRhiBiv1.1, whole genome shotgun sequence.
ATCCAATGTGATTTCTCACTCCTATTGTGAGCACATGGCTGTAGTAAAGCTGGCCTACGCAGATATAAGAATTAATAACTTGTATGGTTTAGTTGTTGCCCTTTTAGTGTCTGCATTTGATCTGGTATGCATAGCTCTGTCCTATTTTCTCATTTTCAGGGCAGTCTTGAGGCTTCAGTCAAAGGAAGCCCATTATAAGGCCTTGAACACCTGTGCTGCCCACATCTGTGTCATCTTAATTGCTTACGTGCCATTTCTCTTCTCTAGTCTAACTCACAGGTTTGGGCATAATGTCCCTCTATATATTCATATCTTGCTGGCCGACTTCTACCTCCTTATCCCCCCTATGTTAAATCCCATTGTTTATGGAGTGAAAACAAAAGAGATTTGGGATGGAATCCTCAAAATAGTTCTCAAAAGGAAAGTCCATTT
It encodes:
- the LOC115081933 gene encoding putative olfactory receptor 52P1, whose product is MFFIHSFSAMRSAVLVAMAFDRCIAICNPLRYTSILSNKIIAEIGATIVVRGVALVMPMPLLIPRLKFYSSNVISHSYCEHMAVVKLAYADIRINNLYGLVVALLVSAFDLVCIALSYFLIFRAVLRLQSKEAHYKALNTCAAHICVILIAYVPFLFSSLTHRFGHNVPLYIHILLADFYLLIPPMLNPIVYGVKTKEIWDGILKIVLKRKVHFDN